Proteins co-encoded in one Aspergillus fumigatus Af293 chromosome 6, whole genome shotgun sequence genomic window:
- a CDS encoding transcription factor TFIIE subunit TFA2, translating to MSLQQQLKSFNASVTDYANRMPQQRRFVHNGSTSTSQVPSSTSTPTPGSDAQRKRQNADIVYSQPANTGTGKDIMTQVLFAVEHLKSKGVPLRYSDIVSYLSLQHRSSDEGYLQALRRILTQHEKVLYDPSGANGEGTFAFRPPHNIRTAEQLLQKLQSQTTAAGMSVRELREGWPNVEETINRLEKEGKLLVTRNKKDDHAKMVWANDPSLVQHFDEEFRQIWAKIKVPDQQAVKEELEKAGITPTSKNKIVKVRPKVEQKKVKKPRRSGKTTNTHMMGVLRDYSHLKR from the coding sequence ATGTcgctccagcagcagctcaagaGTTTCAACGCAAGCGTTACCGACTATGCGAACCGTATGCCCCAGCAGAGAAGGTTTGTCCACAACGGCTCGACAAGCACTTCTCAGGTaccatcatccacctcaacaccaacaccaggTAGCGACGCACAGCGGAAGAGGCAGAATGCAGACATCGTGTACTCGCAGCCTGCCAATACCGGCACGGGCAAGGACATCATGACACAGGTGCTCTTTGCAGTTGAACACTTGAAATCGAAGGGCGTTCCGCTCAGGTATTCTGATATCGTGTCGTACCTCTCTCTCCAGCACCGCTCAAGCGACGAAGGCTACCTTCAGGCACTACGGCGAATCCTCACGCAGCACGAAAAAGTCTTATATGATCCTAGTGGCGCGAACGGGGAGGGTACATTTGCTTTTCGGCCTCCTCACAACATCCGCACCGCAGAGCAACTCCTGCAGAAGCTACAGTCTCAAACTACTGCTGCCGGTATGAGCGTCCGTGAGCTCCGGGAGGGCTGGCCCAACGTCGAAGAAACAATCAACAGACtggagaaagaagggaaatTGTTGGTCACTAGAAACAAGAAGGATGATCATGCGAAGATGGTCTGGGCCAACGATCCCTCGCTAGTGCAGCATTTCGATGAGGAGTTCCGCCAGATCTGGGCGAAGATCAAAGTTCCTGATCAACAGGCcgtcaaggaggagctggagaaagCTGGTATCACACCAACAAGCAAGAACAAGATCGTCAAGGTACGGCCAAAGGTCGAGCAGAAAAAGGTCAAGAAACCTCGTCGCAGTGGCAAGACGACCAATACCCATATGATGGGCGTTCTGAGAGATTATTCGCACCTCAAACGGTAG
- a CDS encoding putative ubiquitin conjugating enzyme (UbcK) produces MDYTMEDTQNATPEALEASKLSSATHRNDIQSVTKRLQTELMQLMMSPSPGISAFPNADGNLLNWTATISGPNETPYEGLTFKLSFAFPNNYPYSPPTVLFKTPIYHPNVDFSGRICLDILKDKWSAVYNVQSVLLSLQSLLGEPNNASPLNAQAAELWDTDKEEYKRHVLARHRDIEDLE; encoded by the exons ATGGACTACACAATGGAGGATACTCAGAACGCGACGCCCGAAGCTCTCGAGGCAAGCAAATTGAGCTCTGCCACCCACAGAAATGACATTCAGAGCGTGACAAAACG TCTCCAAACAGAGTTGATGCAGCTGATGATGTCCCCCTCGCCCGGCATCTCTGCCTTTCCCAACGCAGACGGCAACCTTCTCAACTGGACGGCCACGATCAGCGGACCCAACGAGACACCATACGAGGGATTGACCTTCAAgctctccttcgccttcccTAACAACTATCCTTACTCGCCTCCTACGGTTCTCTTTAAAACACCCATCTACCACCCAAATGTCGACTTCTCTGGCCGGATCTGCTTGGATATCCTCAAAGACAAGTGGAGTGCCGTATATAACGTGCAGAGTGTTCTACTGAGCCTGCAGAGCTTGCTCGGGGAGCCCAACAA CGCGAGTCCTCTAAACGCCCAAGCAGCCGAGCTCTGGGACacagacaaggaagaataCAAGCGCCATGTCCTCGCACGGCACCGCGATATCGAAGATCTCGAGTGA
- a CDS encoding putative CECR1 family adenosine deaminase — MGSNDTEWELEEGIPQVEEPFIQQYLKGRDALVLEERKQRHDANLRKALSPLAAKACKIVSKIRARELETVWSKGSTQEQAHGADEILYPGVMFHLARGRMENTDLWKIVQKMPKGSLLHAHMDAMFDIDFLVDQAFSTPGMHIFAPQPLITAKELEEAPFYLRFSSQPLEESEDKPTMWTSSYESSRLVSLQKAASSFPKGGEAGFREWLKSRCVLGPEHSYLHHHGVDAIWDIFRRTFPVINSILNYEPIFRACLRRMFEQLASDGIRYVDFRIAFVFEYRREGRDTPEEGYFEWCRVFKEELERFKNTEQGRRFYGARIIWTTLRNFPNKDIAASMKQCIETKLAFPDVICGFDVVGQEDQGRPLVDLVPVLFWFRKRCVEEGVTIPFFFHAGECLGDGDATDHNLFDAILLGTRRIGHGFSLFKHPLLIDLVKEKKILIECCPISNEILRLTSSIKSHPLPALLARGVSVSLCNDDPAILGQGKNGLTHDFWQALQGLENMGLTGLAMMVENSIRWSCYEDQSNAEWASDIEDGILGDGLKAARLREWYEDFQAFCEWIVAEFKDVEVDE, encoded by the exons ATGGGTTCAAATGATACCGAGTGGGAGCTGGAGGAAGGCATCCCTCAAGTGGAGGAACCGTTCATCCAACAGTATCTGAAGGGTCGTGATGCACTGGTCCTAGAAGAACGGAAGCAACGACATG ATGCCAATCTTCGCAAGGCCCTCTCCCCGCTGGCCGCCAAAGCATGCAAGATCGTGTCCAAGATCCGCGCTCGTGAGCTCGAGACCGTATGGTCCAAGGGGTCGACACAAGAGCAAGCTCACGGAGCCGATGAGATTCTCTACCCGGGGGTGATGTTCCATCTGGCAAGGGGTCGCATGGAAAACACCGACTTGTGGAAAATCGTGCAAAAGATGCCCAAAGGATCCCTCTTACATGCTCACATGGACGCCATGTTCGATATTGATTTTCTGGTTGACCAGGCCTTTTCTACCCCAGGAATGCACATATTTGCTCCACAGCCGCTCATTACCGCGAAGGAACTTGAGGAGGCGCCGTTCTACCTCCGGTTCTCGTCTCAGCCATTAGAGGAATCAGAGGACAAACCTACGATGTGGACGTCTTCCTACGAGTCTTCACGACTGGTATCTCTGCAAAAGGCAGCCTCGTCATTTCCCAAGGGTGGAGAGGCCGGTTTCCGCGAGTGGCTGAAGAGTCGCTGTGTTCTCGGCCCTGAACATTCCTACCTCCACCATCACGGAGTAGACGCCATCTGGGACATCTTCCGACGAACGTTCCCAGTCATCAATTCCATTCTAAACTACGAGCCGATCTTCCGCGCATGTCTGCGCCGCATGTTCGAACAACTCGCTAGTGATGGAATCAGATACGTGGACTTTCGTATCGCATTTGTCTTCGAGTACCGACGGGAAGGACGTGATACGCCCGAGGAAGGCTACTTCGAGTGGTGCCGAGTCTTCAAAGAAGAACTCGAACGCTTTAAGAACACCGAACAAGGCCGACGGTTCTACGGGGCCCGCATCATCTGGACCACCCTCCGCAATTTCCCCAACAAAGACATCGCAGCCAGCATGAAGCAATGCATCGAGACGAAGCTCGCCTTCCCGGACGTGATCTGCGGGTTCGACGTTGTCGGACAGGAAGACCAAGGCCGGCCGCTGGTCGATCTCGTCCCAGTGTTATTCTGGTTCCGCAAACGCTGCGTCGAGGAAGGCGTGACcattcccttcttcttccacgcAGGCGAGTGCCtcggcgacggcgacgcaACAGACCACAACCTCTTCGACGCAATCTTACTTGGCACGCGGCGCATCGGGCAcggcttctccctcttcaaACACCCCCTCCTCATTGACCTcgtgaaggaaaagaagatccTCATCGAATGCTGCCCCATCTCAAACGAGATCCTCCGCCTCACAAGTTCTATCAAATCGCACCCGCTCCCTGCCCTGCTAGCCCGCGGcgtctccgtctccctcTGCAACGACGACCCTGCGATCCTCGGCCAGGGCAAGAACGGTCTAACGCACGACTTCTGGCAGGCACTGCAGGGCCTCGAGAATATGGGACTCACCGGCCTTGCCATGATGGTGGAGAACTCCATCCGGTGGAGCTGTTATGAGGATCAATCAAATGCAGAGTGGGCCTCTGACATCGAAGATGGGATTCTTGGCGATGGGCTGAAGGCCGCCCGTCTACGGGAATGGTATGAAGATTTCCAGGCGTTTTGCGAGTGGATTGTTGCGGAATTCAAGGACGTAGAGGTCGACGAATAA
- a CDS encoding NupC/NupG family nucleoside CNT transporter: MADDKAMEVNEASPHETTRHADPALDPANQHNHGHPHHSGLAQKGPDDDVIYAKDVKGLVHDPAVEDKHAHSQSSKDLEEAGESYPSRPFYRRYSRYIKHVVYAVVWLLFTGWWIAGLILHRYDLGWLIPFLLYLCITLRLLTLYVPVSIVTRPAYWVWDHTARPFVRLIPEKLRIPGAALLTIAVILIGSFASEETADNTRANRAVSLFGLIVFVFALWLSSRNRKKIVWHTVIVGMLVQFIVALFVLRTKAGYDIFNFVSTLARELLGFADDGVDFLTETGFASKHSWFLVTVIPAIIFFVSLVQLLYYSGVLQWAIGKFAVFFFWSMRVSGAEAVVAAASPFIGQGESAMLIKPFVAHLTMAEIHQVMCSGFATIAGSVLVAYIGMGVNPQALVSSCVMSIPASLAASKLRWPEEEETLTAGRVVVPEDEEHKAENALHAFANGAWLGIKIAGTIGATLLCIISFVALINGLLTWWGRYLNINDPPLTLDLILGYICYPIAFLLGVSRDGDLLKVGKLIGVKLVMNEFVAYSDLQTKPEYQELSVRSRIIVTYALCGFANIGSLGNQIGVLNQLAPQRAGDVSRVAVSAMITGALATFTSAAIAGLLITEEGKYLSQ, from the exons ATGGCGGACGACAAGGCTATGGAGGTGAACGAGGCATCTCCCCACGAGACAACGCGACATGCAGATCCTGCGCTGGATCCCGCAAATCAACATAACCACGGTCATCCCCACCATTCGGGACTGGCCCAGAAGGGtccagatgatgatgtgatcTATGCTAAAGATGTCAAAGGCCTGGTTCACGATCCGGCTGTGGAGGACAAGCACGCTCATAGCCAGAGTTCGAAGGACCTCGAGGAAGCAGGTGAAAGCTATCCGTCGCGGCCCTTCTATCGCCGCTATAGCAGGTACATCAAGCATGTCGTGTACGCTGTCGTGTGGCTGTTGTTCACCGG ATGGTGGATTGCTGGTTTGATCCTCCATCGGTATGACTTGGGCTGGCTCATCCCGTTCCTGCTGTATCTGTGCATCACCTTGCGGCTTCTTACCCTCTACGTGCCCGTGTCCATCGTGACCAGACCAGCCTATTGGGTCTGGGACCATACCGCTCGACCATTCGTTCGCCTGATCCCCGAGAAGTTGAGGATTCCCGGCGCGGCGTTATTGACGATTGCGGTCATTCTGATCGGCTCATTTGCGTCGGAAGAGACCGCCGATAACACCAGAGCCAACAGAGCTGTCAGTCTCTTCGGACTtatcgtcttcgtcttcgcctTGTGGCTTTCGTCAAGAAACCGCAAGAAGATCGTCTGGCACACCGTTATTGTAGGAATGCTGGTGCAATTCATCGTTGCTCTCTTTGTGCTTCGTACCAAGGCGGGTTACGACATCTTCAACTTCGTCTCGACGCTGGCCAGAGAGCTTCTGGGCTTTGCCGACGACGGCGTTGATTTCTTGACGGAGACTGGCTTCGCAAGCAAACACTCGTGGTTCTTGGTGACCGTCATCCCGGCTATCATCTTCTTCGTATCTCTTGTGCAGCTTCTGTACTACTCTGGCGTCCTCCAGTGGGCTATTGGTAAATTCgccgttttcttcttctggagtATGCGGGTCTCCGGCGCCGAGGCCGTCGTGGCTGCTGCCTCTCCTTTCATCGGACAAGGTGAATCGGCCATGCTTATCAAGCCGTTTGTGGCGCACCTTACCATGGCCGAAATCCACCAGGTGATGTGCTCCGGTTTCGCTACCATTGCAGGCTCCGTACTGGTCGCCTACATTGGAATGGGCGTTAACCCTCAAGCGCTGGTTTCCTCCTGTGTGATGAGTATCCCTGCTTCTCTGGCCGCATCCAAGCTGCGGTGGcctgaggaggaagaaactCTGACGGCTGGCCGTGTCGTCGTgcccgaggacgaggaacaCAAGGCTGAAAATGCGCTTCACGCTTTCGCCAACGGTGCCTGGCTCGGCATCAAGATCGCGGGTACCATTGGGGCAACCCTCCTCTGTATCATCTCCTTCGTTGCCTTGATCAACGGACTGTTGACCTGGTGGGGACGTTACCTCAACATCAACGACCCCCCCTTGACCCTCGACCTGATTCTTGGATACATCTGTTATCCCATCGCCTTCCTTCTCGGCGTCTCCCGCGACGGCGATCTGCTCAAAGTGGGCAAACTGATTGGGGTGAAGCTTGTCATG AATGAATTCGTCGCCTATAGCGACCTTCAAACCAAGCCCGAGTATCAGGAACTCTCCGTCCGCTCCCGGATCATCGTAACGTATGCTCTCTGCGGTTTCGCCAACATCGGCTCCCTGGGTAACCAAATCGGTGTGCTTAATCAACTTGCCCCCCAACGTGCGGGCGATGTGTCCCGTGTTGCAGTTAGTGCCATGATTACGGGCGCCCTGGCTACTTTTACCAGTGCGGCTATCGCGGGTCTGCTGATTACGGAGGAGGGCAAGTACCTTAGTCAGTGA
- a CDS encoding 3,4-dihydroxy-2-butanone-4-phosphate synthase RIB3, with protein MPSSLDSSLQLDSIEDSIKAFKNGEFIIVLDSQDRENEGDLIIAAESITDSQMAFLVRFTSGLICAPITSEIARRLSLPQMVVENTDPKGTAYTISIDSSDPSVTTGISAQDRALTCRTLASPTARFEDFRRPGHIIPLEAKDGGVRERKGHTEAAVEFCRLAGKSPVGVIAELVEDGDLVEGIPEIRGNNGMMRRDGCLKFGKKWGIKVCTIEDLVEYLERTESPLPNGKH; from the exons ATGCCTTCATCTCTAGATTCCAGCCTGCAGCTCGATTCTATCGAAGACTCAATCAAGGCTTTTA AGAACGGAGAATTCATAATCGTCCTTGATTCGCAAGATCGTGAGAATGAAGGCGACCTGATCATTGCCGCAGAGTCGATCACAGACTCGCAGATGGCGTTCCTAGTCCGCTTTACGAG TGGTCTGATCTGCGCACCTATTACCTCCGAGATCGCCCGCCGCCTCTCCCTGCCCCAAATGGTCGTCGAGAACACAGACCCCAAGGGAACCGCATACACCATCTCCATCGACTCCAGCGATCCATCCGTCACGACTGGGATCTCCGCGCAAGACCGCGCCCTGACATGCCGCACACTTGCCTCTCCGACTGCCAGATTCGAGGACTTCCGACGACCGGGCCACATTATCCCGCTCGAGGCGAAGGACGGCGGCGTGCGTGAGAGAAAGGGACACACGGAAGCGGCGGTCGAATTTTGCCGCCTGGCGGGTAAGTCGCCTGTTGGTGTGATTGCCGAGTTGGTCGAGGATGGTGATCTCGTTGAGGGAATCCCCGAGATCCGGGGCAATAATGGTATGATGAGACGCGATGGGTGCTTGAAGTTCGGCAAGAAATGGGGTATCAAGGTGTGCACGATTGAGGATTTGGTGGAGTACCTTGAGAGAACGGAGAGTCCTTTGCCGAATGGGAAGCATTGA